In Pleurocapsa sp. PCC 7319, the following are encoded in one genomic region:
- a CDS encoding hydantoinase/oxoprolinase family protein: MNSSRWQFWIDRGGTFTDIIAQTPTGRIVVHKLLSENPERYEDAAIQGIRELMEISQDQPIPAAEIELIKMGTTVATNALLERKGDRTVLAITQGFKDALRIGYQNRPDIFALEIILPEMLYEQVVEIVERYDAQGNELIPLDKIRAEQDLQAAYDSGIRSCAIVLMHSYRYPQHELEVGSIARQIGFTQISISHQVSPLIKLIGRGDTTVVDAYLSPILRRYVEQIAQQLDATHKSIKLMFMQSNGGLIDADLFQGKDSILSGPAGGVVGAVKTCSLAGYNQIIGFDMGGTSTDVSHYAGEYERSFESEVAGVRLRSPMMSIHTIAAGGGSILYFDGSRYRVGPESAGANPGPAAYGKGGDLTVTDCNVMVGKLQPEFFPQVFGKNADKPLDRAIVKQKFQVLAQGIKDGKTSEQIASGYLAIAVEMMANAIKKISLQKGYDVTEYTLCCFGGAGGQHACLIADVLGIKRIFIHPYAGVLSAYGIGLADIRILKEKSLEAELKPELLGNLQQVFQKLISVAQEELSGQQVTIKNTTILQKVHLKYSGTDSSLIVDFANLEQMRSQFEQEYQQRYGFKFTDKDLIVETVAVESICPTYTPESRITERQNNHLPQAITTVKIYTADAWYETPVYQRETLQPGDIVDSPAIIIEATGTNIVEPGWQGQISDRLDLILEKKN, from the coding sequence ATGAATTCCTCTCGCTGGCAATTTTGGATTGATCGCGGTGGTACTTTTACCGACATAATTGCCCAAACTCCTACAGGCAGAATTGTCGTGCATAAGTTACTGTCAGAAAACCCTGAACGATACGAGGATGCGGCAATTCAGGGTATTAGAGAGCTGATGGAGATTAGCCAAGATCAGCCTATTCCTGCTGCTGAAATTGAATTAATCAAAATGGGGACAACAGTAGCTACAAATGCCCTGTTAGAGAGAAAAGGCGATCGCACTGTCTTAGCTATCACCCAAGGATTTAAAGATGCTCTACGTATTGGTTATCAAAATCGTCCAGATATTTTTGCCTTAGAGATTATTCTGCCGGAAATGCTCTATGAGCAAGTAGTAGAGATTGTGGAACGTTACGATGCCCAAGGAAATGAATTAATTCCTTTAGATAAAATTCGCGCAGAACAAGATTTACAAGCTGCCTATGACTCAGGAATACGTAGTTGCGCTATCGTATTGATGCATAGTTATCGCTATCCTCAACATGAACTAGAGGTCGGGTCAATTGCTCGCCAAATTGGTTTTACTCAGATCTCTATTTCCCATCAAGTTAGTCCATTGATCAAATTAATCGGTCGGGGAGATACCACCGTTGTTGATGCCTACCTTTCTCCTATATTACGTCGCTATGTAGAGCAAATTGCCCAACAGTTAGATGCAACTCACAAATCGATCAAACTAATGTTTATGCAGTCCAATGGAGGACTTATAGACGCAGACTTATTTCAAGGAAAAGATAGCATTCTATCGGGACCAGCAGGAGGTGTTGTCGGAGCGGTAAAAACCTGTTCTTTAGCAGGTTACAATCAGATTATCGGCTTTGATATGGGAGGAACATCTACTGATGTCAGTCACTATGCCGGGGAATATGAACGGAGCTTTGAAAGCGAGGTAGCAGGAGTTAGATTGCGCTCGCCGATGATGTCGATTCATACCATTGCTGCGGGAGGAGGATCAATCTTATATTTCGATGGTAGTAGATATCGGGTGGGACCAGAATCCGCTGGGGCTAACCCAGGTCCTGCTGCTTATGGCAAAGGGGGAGATTTAACCGTTACTGACTGCAACGTAATGGTCGGTAAACTTCAGCCCGAATTTTTCCCTCAGGTATTTGGGAAAAATGCTGATAAACCATTAGATCGAGCAATTGTAAAACAAAAATTTCAAGTCTTGGCGCAGGGAATTAAAGACGGCAAAACTTCAGAACAAATCGCCTCAGGTTATCTGGCGATCGCTGTTGAAATGATGGCCAATGCAATTAAAAAGATTTCGCTGCAAAAAGGTTATGACGTAACAGAATATACCCTCTGTTGTTTTGGTGGGGCGGGAGGACAACACGCTTGTCTAATTGCCGATGTTCTGGGTATTAAGCGTATTTTTATTCATCCTTATGCGGGAGTACTATCAGCTTATGGTATTGGCTTAGCTGATATTAGGATTCTGAAAGAAAAATCTCTAGAAGCCGAATTAAAACCAGAATTACTCGGCAATTTACAACAGGTTTTTCAAAAGTTAATTAGTGTCGCTCAAGAAGAACTATCTGGGCAACAAGTAACAATCAAAAATACGACAATCCTGCAAAAAGTCCATCTAAAATACAGTGGTACAGACTCCAGTTTAATCGTTGATTTTGCCAATTTAGAGCAAATGCGATCGCAATTTGAGCAGGAATATCAACAACGCTATGGCTTTAAGTTTACCGATAAAGATTTAATAGTTGAAACTGTTGCTGTAGAGTCAATTTGTCCTACCTACACTCCTGAATCAAGAATAACTGAGCGTCAAAATAATCATTTACCTCAAGCAATTACTACTGTAAAAATCTATACTGCTGATGCCTGGTATGAAACTCCTGTATACCAACGAGAAACTCTACAACCAGGAGATATAGTTGATTCCCCAGCAATTATTATCGAAGCTACAGGTACAAATATTGTGGAACCTGGTTGGCAAGGACAAATCAGCGATCGGTTAGATTTGATATTGGAAAAGAAGAACTAA
- a CDS encoding mechanosensitive ion channel family protein, with protein sequence MTPVSAQNNSFSIDQLLTFPIDNSTTETKAAIVIDEQEIFQVSGSTNLTAEDRADNINDILLEVINSSQPPQIEIKQRNKLPVIYLNNHHLLTVTSQDITKDNTVETQAITWKTELETKIKQAQFSRTPKYIREKSLLAVIILVVVFATDKVISLLKQYSLPKAIAKLLPGINPTHLESPNIGTLFKTKLILVRVILWSVTIYYLSGLFPQSRHWRSMIIEILRDIFEISFETSLFNLGDRSYSLIDLLILAGLFWGLLVATQTMTTLLRTRVLRQTRMSRGSQEVIFVVVKYGLISLGTIILLQVWGLNLSSIAILGSALGVGIGFGFQDIAKNFASGVVLLFERSVQIGDFIQVNGHKGLVERIQARSIVLKTLDHISIVVPNSRLLADEVINWSHDSPISRFVLPVGVIYDCDPEVVKEILLQVAKEHPEVLARPQPQVFFTGFGDSSLDFELLVWVAEPSRQPIIKSELYFRIYRILRDRAIEIPFPQRDLHLRSKLQLISPDLEAAFLRWLNNSSNRPSN encoded by the coding sequence GTGACTCCTGTTTCTGCCCAAAATAATTCTTTTTCTATCGATCAACTACTAACTTTTCCAATTGATAATTCCACTACTGAAACTAAAGCTGCAATTGTTATTGATGAACAAGAAATTTTTCAGGTGAGTGGTTCAACAAACTTAACGGCTGAAGACCGCGCCGATAATATTAACGATATACTCTTGGAAGTAATTAATTCTTCCCAACCTCCCCAGATTGAGATTAAACAACGAAATAAATTACCAGTTATTTATCTAAATAATCACCATTTACTGACTGTTACGTCTCAAGATATAACTAAAGATAATACGGTTGAAACCCAAGCTATTACCTGGAAAACTGAATTAGAAACCAAGATCAAACAGGCACAATTCAGCAGAACCCCTAAATATATTCGGGAAAAGTCGCTCTTAGCCGTAATTATCTTGGTGGTAGTTTTTGCCACTGATAAAGTAATTAGTCTACTCAAACAATATTCTTTACCCAAAGCGATCGCCAAACTTTTACCAGGGATTAATCCGACTCATTTGGAGTCTCCCAATATAGGAACATTATTTAAAACCAAATTAATCTTAGTCAGGGTGATTTTATGGTCTGTCACTATTTATTATTTGAGTGGTTTATTTCCCCAGTCTCGACACTGGCGGAGTATGATCATCGAGATTTTAAGAGATATCTTTGAAATTTCTTTTGAAACTTCATTATTTAACCTTGGCGATCGCTCTTACTCTTTAATCGATCTACTGATTCTGGCGGGATTATTTTGGGGATTGCTCGTAGCAACCCAAACTATGACTACCCTTTTGCGAACCAGGGTGCTTCGCCAGACACGAATGAGTCGGGGGTCGCAGGAGGTTATTTTTGTTGTTGTTAAATATGGTTTAATTTCTCTGGGGACAATTATTCTGCTGCAAGTATGGGGATTAAACCTCAGTTCCATAGCTATCTTAGGTAGTGCTTTGGGGGTGGGTATTGGTTTTGGGTTCCAAGATATTGCCAAAAACTTTGCTAGTGGAGTGGTGTTATTATTCGAGCGTTCGGTGCAAATCGGTGATTTTATTCAAGTCAACGGACATAAAGGTCTAGTTGAGCGTATACAGGCTCGTAGTATTGTTCTCAAAACCTTAGACCACATTTCCATTGTCGTTCCCAACTCTCGCCTACTAGCCGACGAGGTAATTAACTGGAGTCATGATAGTCCGATTTCCCGCTTTGTATTACCTGTGGGAGTAATATATGACTGCGATCCTGAGGTTGTTAAAGAGATTTTACTTCAGGTAGCAAAAGAACACCCGGAGGTATTAGCTCGTCCTCAGCCTCAAGTTTTTTTTACTGGCTTTGGGGATAGCTCTTTAGACTTTGAATTGCTGGTATGGGTTGCTGAACCCAGTCGTCAACCAATTATAAAAAGTGAGTTGTATTTTCGAATCTATAGAATTTTACGCGATCGCGCGATAGAAATTCCCTTTCCCCAAAGGGATTTACACCTGCGGAGTAAGTTACAGCTCATTTCTCCAGATTTAGAAGCTGCTTTCCTACGCTGGCTCAATAATTCTTCCAATCGTCCATCCAACTAA
- a CDS encoding dynamin family protein, which produces MPLTLSREQQQLFDRSLETIQKVEGLFVEAKVLFPEFNPDTEVLKQQLANPFSIFICGEFNAGKSSLLNQLNNQEIATVGFLPTTKEIESYNPEGFGGLVFIDSPGTNSIIEQHQELTENYLQQADIILFVTSVERPLSKSEQDFLTLVDQTWARKIIVTINKIDLVQENEAREIREYISQGLEKILAEMPPVFSISAQTGAGIDELKSFLLAFLAEGEKVKLKLKGPQNSLLVYLEQLEKQNQTVKSKLETEKVIFDRTSRRIEERLEEYNLLFGIFRDNIDDLFKNLIQGTNNLIDGNTSFLTVLKRRITKEDDLLEARLAKTIKEIQLDKNLQEIFKEAIATFLKYRERIVREAKEDLSTAVTISEGTLAIPKIDTDKLEIDEFAAKIKNAAEQGLDSFWRLGITAAATGFGGHILFNTGSADATAFLIAGLFGLMGFNALPRQRKKVKEELEQTYLNLQESYTNALKDALAAELNKCLQQFADVIRPKQEELSNKIAASELISKEAENIKTEIIKITTEVDQLSEELSMSNDNSKPG; this is translated from the coding sequence ATGCCTCTAACTCTTTCAAGAGAACAACAACAGCTTTTCGATCGCAGCTTGGAAACCATTCAGAAAGTTGAAGGTCTTTTTGTCGAGGCAAAAGTACTTTTTCCCGAATTTAATCCCGATACAGAAGTCCTTAAACAACAGCTAGCTAATCCCTTCTCAATTTTTATCTGTGGTGAGTTTAATGCTGGTAAATCTAGTTTACTAAATCAACTAAATAACCAAGAAATTGCTACTGTCGGGTTTCTTCCCACAACAAAAGAGATTGAATCATATAATCCAGAAGGATTTGGGGGATTAGTTTTTATTGACAGCCCTGGAACTAATTCAATTATTGAACAACACCAAGAATTAACCGAAAACTATCTGCAACAGGCAGATATCATTTTATTTGTTACTTCTGTTGAACGCCCTTTGAGTAAATCAGAACAAGATTTTTTAACTCTAGTCGATCAGACTTGGGCGCGTAAAATTATTGTTACCATCAATAAAATTGACTTAGTTCAAGAAAATGAGGCTAGAGAAATTCGTGAATACATCAGTCAAGGACTAGAAAAAATACTGGCAGAAATGCCCCCTGTATTTTCTATTTCCGCTCAAACTGGTGCTGGAATTGACGAATTAAAAAGTTTTTTATTAGCATTTTTAGCCGAAGGAGAAAAAGTCAAGCTAAAGCTTAAGGGTCCTCAAAATTCTTTATTAGTCTATTTAGAACAGCTAGAGAAGCAAAACCAGACAGTAAAGTCTAAACTAGAGACTGAAAAGGTTATTTTTGACCGCACTTCCCGTAGAATCGAAGAGAGACTGGAAGAATATAATTTACTGTTTGGAATTTTCCGCGATAATATCGACGATCTATTTAAAAATTTGATCCAAGGCACAAATAATCTAATCGATGGCAATACTTCTTTTCTAACTGTTCTCAAAAGAAGAATTACTAAAGAAGATGATTTGCTCGAAGCAAGACTCGCCAAAACCATCAAAGAAATTCAGCTCGATAAAAATCTGCAAGAAATATTTAAGGAGGCAATTGCCACCTTTCTCAAATACCGAGAGCGTATTGTCAGAGAAGCCAAAGAAGATCTATCAACAGCAGTGACTATCTCTGAAGGAACATTAGCTATTCCGAAAATTGACACAGATAAATTAGAAATTGATGAGTTTGCGGCAAAAATCAAGAATGCTGCTGAACAAGGGTTAGATAGCTTTTGGCGACTAGGTATTACTGCTGCCGCCACTGGATTTGGTGGGCATATTCTATTTAATACTGGTTCGGCTGATGCTACTGCATTTTTGATTGCGGGACTTTTTGGACTAATGGGTTTTAACGCTTTACCCAGACAACGCAAAAAAGTCAAAGAGGAATTAGAGCAAACCTACCTTAATTTACAGGAAAGCTATACTAATGCCTTAAAAGATGCCTTGGCAGCCGAATTAAATAAGTGTTTACAACAGTTTGCCGATGTTATCCGACCCAAACAAGAGGAATTATCTAATAAGATAGCTGCCAGCGAATTAATTAGCAAAGAAGCAGAAAATATCAAAACAGAAATTATAAAAATCACCACAGAAGTTGACCAGCTATCTGAGGAACTATCAATGAGTAATGACAATTCAAAACCTGGATAG
- a CDS encoding SDR family NAD(P)-dependent oxidoreductase, producing MKYLEGKVALVTGASRGLGKGIAIGLGEAGATVYITGRSWEKSTAESNIAGTLQETQLAVEAAGGICIPVQVDHSEDRQIRLLFERIQAEQGKLDLLVNNVFAGVRALRDAYGKPFWHHEPSLWDAVNNVGLRSHYVSSIYAAKIMSKSSQGLICTISSWGGLSYIFGAAYGAGKSACDRLAADMAVELKSANIASVAIWPGIVGTENISAFAEEMDDEQSRATFGDGYNWETPLLTGRAIAALAAESDIMQHTGKVKIVAEMAEKYNLVDRDGNRPVSLRSLRFVLPFAVPRFRKYARLIPNLKMPWWILLMATLQSPKI from the coding sequence ATGAAATATCTTGAAGGTAAAGTTGCCCTGGTCACAGGAGCATCCAGAGGACTAGGAAAAGGTATTGCCATTGGTTTAGGAGAAGCAGGAGCGACTGTTTATATTACTGGTCGTAGTTGGGAAAAATCTACTGCCGAGTCAAATATTGCGGGAACTCTTCAAGAAACTCAATTAGCCGTGGAGGCAGCAGGAGGAATTTGCATTCCAGTTCAAGTAGACCATAGTGAAGATCGACAAATCCGTCTCTTATTTGAACGTATTCAAGCTGAACAGGGAAAATTAGATCTATTAGTCAATAATGTTTTTGCGGGAGTACGGGCTTTGAGAGATGCTTATGGCAAACCCTTTTGGCATCATGAGCCTAGTCTTTGGGATGCGGTAAATAATGTTGGTCTGCGTAGTCATTACGTTAGCAGTATCTATGCTGCAAAAATTATGAGTAAGAGTTCTCAAGGACTGATCTGTACTATATCCTCTTGGGGTGGATTGTCTTATATTTTTGGTGCTGCCTATGGCGCAGGAAAATCGGCGTGCGATCGCCTGGCAGCGGATATGGCAGTAGAACTAAAATCAGCGAATATTGCTTCGGTAGCTATTTGGCCAGGAATTGTCGGCACAGAAAATATCTCGGCCTTTGCTGAAGAAATGGATGATGAACAGTCTAGAGCAACTTTTGGCGATGGTTATAACTGGGAAACTCCTTTACTAACAGGAAGAGCGATCGCTGCTTTAGCTGCCGAGTCAGATATTATGCAACACACAGGAAAAGTTAAAATCGTCGCTGAAATGGCAGAAAAATATAATCTAGTTGACCGTGATGGAAATCGTCCTGTTTCTTTGCGTTCTTTACGCTTTGTATTACCCTTTGCTGTTCCTAGATTTAGGAAATATGCGAGGCTGATACCCAATCTTAAAATGCCTTGGTGGATATTACTTATGGCTACTCTCCAATCTCCTAAGATCTAA
- a CDS encoding sodium/glutamate symporter: MFDLLNVFFAFIILAILLLVAVYIKQKVLLLQQLYLPESIIAGAIALVFGTEVLGKFALHINPQSDLVSGLFPETMQQIWLQCPSVFINIVFAALFLGEKIPNPQDIWRKTAPQVAFGQSLAWGQYVFGILTVTFILIPLFNIDPLAATLIEIGFEGGHGTAAGMANTLDKLGFPEGGNLALGLATVGIITGIVCGTWLIQWGQKKGYVQQKNFNIGRQELVTNQEIEEVATQKASVMEHVGIDVLSLNCGFTAIAIAMGWLILRGLFWLESVSWGKNGLELIEAVPLFPMALIGGIILQVMMNRLGISYLIDRQMQERIGGIAIDVVIVTAIAGLDLTILGDNLGVFISLSLIGIIWNIFAFIVIAPRIIPIHWFERGLGDMGQSMGVTATGILLIRMVDPENKTAAFESFAYKQLFFEPIVGGGLFTAAAPVLIVQFGSTPVLLLTSGLLIFWLVFGIINYQKIKESTAQENNLISLRNK; encoded by the coding sequence ATGTTCGATTTATTAAACGTCTTTTTCGCCTTTATCATTTTGGCGATTTTATTATTGGTCGCGGTATATATCAAGCAGAAAGTTCTCTTACTTCAGCAGTTATACTTACCAGAATCAATCATTGCTGGAGCAATCGCCCTTGTATTTGGCACAGAGGTATTAGGCAAGTTTGCATTACATATTAATCCTCAATCTGATTTAGTTTCTGGTTTATTCCCCGAAACTATGCAACAGATTTGGTTGCAATGTCCCTCGGTATTTATCAATATTGTTTTTGCCGCCTTATTCCTAGGAGAAAAGATTCCCAATCCTCAAGATATCTGGCGCAAAACTGCCCCTCAAGTAGCTTTTGGTCAGAGTTTAGCTTGGGGACAATATGTATTTGGTATTCTCACGGTTACATTTATTTTGATTCCTTTATTTAATATCGATCCCCTGGCTGCAACTCTGATTGAAATCGGCTTTGAGGGAGGACATGGGACAGCAGCAGGAATGGCAAATACCTTGGATAAATTAGGTTTTCCTGAAGGGGGCAACCTAGCCTTGGGTTTAGCCACGGTCGGTATAATTACAGGAATTGTCTGCGGTACGTGGTTGATCCAGTGGGGACAAAAAAAAGGCTATGTTCAACAGAAAAATTTCAATATAGGTCGGCAGGAGTTAGTTACCAATCAAGAGATAGAGGAAGTAGCAACGCAAAAAGCCTCTGTAATGGAACATGTCGGAATTGATGTTCTTTCCCTTAATTGTGGTTTTACAGCGATCGCGATCGCTATGGGGTGGTTAATTCTTAGAGGCTTGTTCTGGTTAGAATCGGTATCCTGGGGTAAAAATGGTTTAGAACTAATTGAAGCTGTTCCCCTGTTTCCCATGGCGTTGATTGGCGGGATTATCCTTCAGGTCATGATGAATAGATTAGGCATAAGTTATCTAATTGATCGTCAGATGCAGGAAAGAATCGGCGGCATTGCGATCGATGTCGTGATCGTTACGGCGATCGCTGGACTTGATTTGACTATTCTTGGGGATAACCTAGGGGTCTTTATTAGTCTTTCCCTAATCGGTATTATCTGGAATATCTTTGCCTTTATTGTCATTGCACCCCGCATTATTCCTATTCATTGGTTTGAAAGAGGACTGGGAGATATGGGACAGTCTATGGGAGTTACCGCCACAGGAATTTTATTAATTCGTATGGTTGACCCAGAAAACAAGACCGCTGCCTTTGAAAGTTTCGCCTACAAACAACTTTTCTTTGAACCAATTGTCGGTGGCGGTTTGTTTACCGCTGCTGCACCTGTGTTAATTGTTCAGTTTGGTTCTACACCAGTATTATTATTGACTTCGGGATTACTAATTTTTTGGTTGGTTTTTGGCATCATTAACTATCAAAAAATCAAGGAATCAACTGCTCAAGAAAATAATTTGATTAGTTTAAGGAACAAATAA
- a CDS encoding diguanylate cyclase domain-containing protein translates to MNKAFRKLHLQLAPIFLVLLIATAVTGIIVGLGSRFGGLPTGLNNFLIGIHQGGFLGSKLVPIYVLLMGLGVFAMGLTTLISSSGDRLISGQTKSEVLSAYKVLTPLIVFPLAVCVETGVAYRLGTDWLNMPSQQTEIFLSIHNGATLGTILGTFYTLLTGIGLIMLSIMGLPVGPFSTGKTKISRNRSQGVSARKTQSTPLALDNLLPLRKKIRFAIIVFSVVFTAILAFATNKIWQPILIIGAVFTLPASILAEKLIQDWQQQKKFQDNFMDKEAESATILRAIPDSMLRMTQDGICLSYIPAKGATSFVIRGEIVNKHVTEFLAPEIALQFIKSAQLSLKSGSTHFYRFPIPLDNGGQKYHEARISAIGATEVLIMVREIANFEDLPVEPEQPPKPQDNDSIRLLTEPELVEILESTLQDPLKQEQNHILCCLVVDNVDIDQNIKANSKEHFDSANASDFLIHQVAVKMKSYLSSNYIARLEKNELVSLVLNCSLEQASALVDELRNTLDNFSFQWQESSYPIKASICLLEINADSQDAANLLDVAKATCNMAKQKVDVKTFW, encoded by the coding sequence ATGAACAAAGCATTTCGCAAACTGCATCTCCAGCTTGCTCCTATATTTCTCGTTCTTTTAATAGCTACTGCGGTCACAGGAATCATTGTTGGATTGGGTAGTCGCTTTGGCGGGTTGCCAACTGGTCTGAATAACTTTCTCATAGGAATTCATCAAGGGGGCTTTCTAGGTAGTAAGTTAGTTCCAATTTATGTTTTGCTGATGGGTTTAGGGGTATTCGCTATGGGATTAACTACTTTGATCAGCAGTAGTGGAGATCGTCTCATATCAGGACAAACTAAATCTGAGGTTTTAAGTGCATACAAAGTTCTCACCCCACTTATTGTCTTTCCTCTTGCTGTATGTGTTGAGACAGGGGTAGCTTACCGACTAGGTACAGATTGGTTGAATATGCCTAGCCAGCAAACAGAAATTTTCCTGTCGATTCACAATGGAGCTACATTGGGGACCATCTTGGGAACTTTCTATACCCTCCTCACAGGTATTGGATTGATCATGTTATCGATTATGGGTCTTCCCGTAGGACCATTTAGTACAGGCAAAACTAAAATTTCTCGGAATCGGTCTCAGGGAGTTTCAGCTCGGAAAACACAATCTACTCCTCTTGCGCTTGATAATCTTCTGCCGCTGAGGAAAAAAATTCGATTTGCAATTATTGTTTTCTCAGTAGTATTTACTGCCATACTTGCCTTTGCAACTAACAAAATATGGCAACCGATATTAATCATTGGGGCTGTTTTTACTTTACCAGCCTCAATCCTAGCCGAGAAGTTAATTCAAGATTGGCAGCAACAGAAAAAGTTCCAGGATAACTTTATGGATAAAGAAGCGGAAAGCGCGACTATTCTCAGAGCCATTCCTGATTCGATGTTGCGTATGACACAAGACGGCATCTGTCTGAGTTATATCCCAGCTAAAGGGGCTACTTCTTTTGTCATTCGAGGGGAGATCGTTAACAAACACGTAACTGAATTTTTGGCTCCCGAGATAGCGTTACAGTTTATCAAATCTGCCCAATTATCTTTAAAATCGGGATCAACCCATTTTTATCGCTTTCCTATACCCCTTGATAATGGAGGACAAAAGTATCATGAGGCTCGAATCAGTGCTATTGGAGCCACAGAAGTGCTGATTATGGTTCGAGAGATAGCTAATTTTGAGGATCTTCCAGTTGAGCCAGAGCAACCTCCAAAACCCCAGGATAACGACTCAATTCGTTTATTAACTGAGCCAGAACTAGTTGAGATTTTAGAATCAACTCTCCAAGATCCCCTAAAACAAGAGCAAAATCATATACTTTGCTGTTTAGTTGTCGATAATGTAGATATTGATCAAAACATAAAAGCTAATTCTAAGGAACATTTTGATTCTGCCAACGCTAGCGACTTTTTGATACATCAGGTTGCAGTCAAAATGAAGTCTTATCTGTCATCAAATTATATAGCGCGTCTAGAGAAAAACGAGCTAGTTTCTCTAGTACTGAATTGTTCCCTAGAACAAGCATCAGCATTAGTCGATGAATTGCGAAACACCCTAGATAATTTCTCATTCCAATGGCAAGAAAGTAGCTATCCAATCAAAGCCAGCATCTGTTTGCTCGAAATTAATGCTGATAGTCAAGACGCTGCTAATTTACTAGATGTTGCTAAGGCAACTTGTAATATGGCTAAACAAAAAGTCGATGTTAAGACTTTTTGGTAA
- a CDS encoding SDR family oxidoreductase yields MTELNNAVILLTGAAGGFGRELTKQLLAKGSRLILTDLDLGILKAEVEAIQTKVTTGEVIQCFETDLATRTGCHYLYQQVTALNIPLNILINNAGIGIFGRMDEVPAEQWEQLMEVNLMTPMRLSSLFVADMIARQQGHIVNISSLAGWIAPAGMAHYSASKFGLRGFSEGLFNEVKPYNIKVTAVYPFFSRTPILQSARYGTFAENSQSLPDYLITEPAEVMSKTIQAIVRDRLHVYPDRMANTIHLLKQYVPPLFDWIGDRFS; encoded by the coding sequence ATGACTGAATTAAATAATGCTGTTATCTTGCTCACCGGAGCAGCAGGGGGCTTTGGTAGAGAACTTACTAAGCAGTTGTTAGCCAAGGGCAGCCGCTTAATTCTGACAGATCTGGATCTGGGGATTCTTAAAGCTGAGGTTGAAGCTATACAAACTAAGGTAACTACGGGAGAGGTAATCCAATGCTTCGAGACTGATTTAGCAACTCGGACAGGTTGTCACTATCTTTATCAACAGGTTACAGCATTAAATATTCCCCTAAATATCTTGATTAACAATGCGGGAATTGGCATATTTGGTCGGATGGATGAAGTACCTGCGGAACAATGGGAACAGTTGATGGAAGTGAACTTAATGACCCCGATGCGTCTAAGTTCTTTGTTTGTCGCTGATATGATTGCCCGTCAACAAGGACATATTGTAAATATTTCTTCCTTGGCAGGTTGGATTGCTCCTGCGGGTATGGCTCACTACTCTGCTAGTAAGTTTGGCTTGCGGGGATTTAGTGAGGGTCTATTCAATGAGGTAAAACCTTATAATATAAAAGTTACGGCAGTTTATCCTTTTTTTAGCCGTACTCCAATTTTGCAATCTGCAAGATACGGTACTTTCGCTGAAAATTCTCAGTCTCTACCTGATTATCTTATTACTGAACCTGCTGAAGTTATGAGCAAAACGATTCAAGCAATTGTTCGCGATCGACTTCATGTATATCCCGATCGGATGGCAAACACGATCCATTTGCTCAAACAATATGTTCCGCCACTGTTTGACTGGATAGGCGATCGCTTTTCCTAA